A window from Sinanaerobacter sp. ZZT-01 encodes these proteins:
- a CDS encoding cobaltochelatase subunit CobN, whose translation MISRTERKKKAFAWVVLFALLFSICVPFAAVFAEEPRSTSSVEEENATKEDSESTTGAAITYSPLESGDTVKVTMILGSASTYVPQLSSAYELIKETGYSLDVKLYSTKAVRDYPDVMKERLAETDVLMLEMIGQETMDTLLKMIQSDLKGKCFITNTTVVYGENEIDYTKSDEIKKYFTNTGVENMRRLLLLLGTWSETPLQVSEAIEPIASPLPTDIGFIYHPQAKKLPFNTDRLSEKISELGTDPQTLKLIYDSIVQACATITDEEVKELALNLGKATLQFTANLSDTELNEVLSLESSGTDAEIIEIINTSKNKVADLEGVFETLDGYLGWYKGSGKMKKDGPWVGVTTQRTWYVAEDIQMQLDLIDRIEAKDGNVLFAIPPTSSSNRDKFVRKLFMKDGKSQVDVLITVLGFNFFSTAEKSVDLFKELGVPVLAPTQTDSLDEWEKDKYGNQVSLTTQVALPELDGRIEPIFLGGIKEVEDKDGNYIEKRMPLDYNTDRLAGRALAWAKMKKAENADKKVALIYYNHDGGKDGIKASYLNVADSASNVLTRLKTEGYNFDGDLDLSSEGLKKLIDEKGRNIGSWAPGCLDTLVQAGAITIPLEDYLSWYQKLPASMRAEVETQWGEAPGNVMVQNGEIVIPGTKMGNVFFGPQPMRGWGDDPDSITHSATLPPTHQYLAFYLWLQNEFEADAVIHLGTHGTLEWLPGRIVGQGEDDYSDQLIGNMVNVYPYIVNNPGEAVQAKRRSYGVTIGHMIPPMLQAGLYGELQELQTLMIDYRTLVSDGLTEQANVKKDFILEKVKALGYEAQYGDAFETDFDKAVEQLHHELEELAEELMPYGLHTLGTAMSGNVLDQMVDSIVNYDKENREPLRDSIRAGLLAVPSELDAIIAALNGSYIEPGPARDPIRVLDAMPTGRNLVPFDPRQVPDRAAWETGKKAADALIEAYKQEKGEYPDSVGVVLWAIETMRTRGETVAVIMRLIGVEPVYGSGDKVTEVKVTPIEELNRPRIDVLVTISGLFRDTFGTTIDVLDDAFRKVAALDESSDQNKVRKNYLALKDKLVNSGVEETEAESLAASRIYGSAPGSYGTGVSDLTETTSAWEKQDDLIEAYMNRMSYIYGKGVFGKQATESFIENLKNVSTITQVRDSIWGTLDNDDVAQYLGGLKLAAEKYSGKDLLTYIINTRENGDPNVQTLEEFVRTEIRSRVLNPKWIEGMLKDGYAGAAEIGDHIKNMFLMDATAGAIDDWSWQEIAETYIFNDEIRAQLDPYIVQSIIGWNMEAARRDMWSTDKATLEKLADTYVQTLVKNGVVCCHHTCGNIVFNEWVAEYSTLDKDTLKQFETMLAEATNKDVNIKIEDTTKTKSKKEQQETTVPVTQEVSKEPVQTAETEPAPKTDTQPVASIPAAEELKQTSNEEMQISQKSVKPAAGQEEKENTLIAENASSAGKQPETAKPEDGENAQEITTKAYELTEKENAQSNTGKKAVAAGAIVMAMSVVGLFLKGYLAKGK comes from the coding sequence GTGATTTCAAGGACAGAACGAAAGAAGAAAGCATTTGCTTGGGTTGTATTATTTGCATTGCTGTTCAGCATATGCGTGCCGTTTGCAGCTGTATTTGCAGAGGAACCAAGGAGCACAAGCAGCGTAGAAGAGGAAAATGCGACGAAAGAAGACTCAGAATCGACAACCGGTGCGGCCATAACATATTCGCCGTTGGAAAGCGGAGACACGGTTAAGGTTACGATGATTTTAGGCAGTGCATCAACTTATGTACCGCAGTTAAGCAGTGCCTATGAGTTAATCAAAGAGACCGGTTATTCCTTAGACGTTAAGCTATACAGCACAAAGGCAGTGCGGGACTATCCCGATGTCATGAAAGAGAGGCTTGCTGAAACTGATGTTTTGATGCTGGAGATGATCGGGCAGGAAACAATGGATACGCTTTTAAAAATGATTCAAAGCGATTTAAAGGGCAAGTGTTTTATTACCAATACAACAGTGGTTTACGGAGAAAATGAGATTGATTACACGAAGTCGGATGAAATAAAAAAATATTTTACAAATACCGGCGTTGAAAACATGAGACGGCTGCTGCTGCTTTTGGGTACTTGGAGTGAAACTCCGCTGCAGGTATCCGAAGCGATTGAACCCATAGCTTCGCCCTTGCCGACCGACATAGGCTTTATCTACCATCCGCAGGCAAAGAAGCTTCCGTTTAATACAGACCGCCTGTCAGAGAAAATTTCAGAATTGGGTACAGATCCCCAAACATTGAAATTAATTTATGATTCCATTGTACAGGCATGTGCAACGATTACGGATGAAGAAGTTAAAGAGCTCGCTTTAAACTTGGGAAAGGCAACCTTGCAATTCACTGCCAATTTGTCAGATACAGAGCTGAATGAAGTTCTTTCTTTGGAAAGCAGTGGGACGGATGCTGAAATTATTGAGATTATAAATACCTCCAAGAATAAGGTGGCTGACTTGGAGGGTGTATTTGAAACACTGGACGGATATTTGGGCTGGTACAAAGGCTCGGGGAAGATGAAAAAAGATGGGCCTTGGGTCGGCGTGACGACGCAGAGAACCTGGTATGTTGCAGAGGACATTCAAATGCAGCTGGATTTGATTGATCGCATTGAAGCAAAGGACGGCAATGTCTTGTTTGCAATCCCCCCGACCTCCAGCAGCAACCGTGATAAATTTGTCCGTAAATTGTTCATGAAAGACGGGAAGAGTCAAGTTGACGTATTGATTACGGTTTTGGGTTTTAATTTTTTCAGTACCGCGGAGAAAAGCGTGGATCTATTTAAAGAATTAGGCGTGCCGGTTTTGGCTCCTACGCAGACGGACAGCTTAGATGAATGGGAAAAAGATAAATATGGAAACCAAGTTAGTTTAACTACGCAGGTAGCTTTGCCGGAGCTGGACGGTCGAATCGAACCGATCTTTTTAGGCGGAATCAAAGAGGTGGAAGACAAGGACGGAAACTATATTGAAAAAAGAATGCCTCTGGATTATAATACTGACCGCTTAGCGGGACGGGCACTTGCCTGGGCAAAAATGAAAAAGGCAGAGAATGCAGATAAAAAGGTTGCTCTCATTTACTATAACCATGATGGCGGAAAGGACGGAATCAAGGCATCTTATCTGAATGTTGCCGATAGTGCCTCAAACGTATTAACGAGACTAAAGACAGAAGGTTATAACTTTGACGGCGATCTTGATTTGAGCTCGGAGGGCTTAAAGAAACTCATCGACGAGAAGGGTCGAAACATTGGAAGCTGGGCACCTGGTTGCTTGGACACTCTGGTACAAGCGGGTGCAATCACGATTCCTTTAGAGGATTATTTAAGCTGGTATCAGAAATTACCGGCATCGATGAGAGCAGAGGTTGAAACGCAGTGGGGAGAAGCTCCCGGAAATGTCATGGTGCAGAATGGAGAAATTGTGATTCCCGGAACGAAAATGGGAAATGTCTTTTTTGGACCTCAACCGATGAGAGGCTGGGGGGACGATCCGGATTCCATTACGCATTCTGCAACCTTGCCTCCGACACACCAATACTTAGCTTTCTACTTGTGGCTGCAAAATGAATTTGAAGCCGACGCCGTGATCCATTTGGGAACACACGGAACGCTGGAATGGCTGCCGGGAAGAATTGTAGGACAGGGAGAGGATGATTATTCTGATCAATTGATCGGAAACATGGTCAATGTTTACCCTTATATTGTCAACAATCCGGGAGAGGCGGTTCAGGCAAAAAGAAGAAGCTACGGTGTTACCATTGGTCATATGATACCACCTATGCTTCAGGCGGGGCTTTACGGTGAGCTGCAAGAACTTCAAACCTTAATGATTGATTACCGTACTTTAGTAAGCGACGGACTAACGGAACAGGCAAACGTAAAAAAAGACTTTATTCTAGAAAAGGTAAAAGCGTTAGGCTATGAGGCTCAATACGGCGATGCGTTTGAAACCGACTTTGATAAGGCGGTTGAGCAGCTTCATCATGAGCTTGAGGAGCTTGCGGAAGAACTGATGCCTTATGGTCTGCATACCTTGGGGACGGCGATGTCCGGAAACGTTTTAGATCAAATGGTTGACTCCATCGTAAATTACGATAAAGAAAACAGGGAGCCTTTAAGAGATTCTATTCGGGCAGGGTTATTGGCGGTTCCATCTGAACTTGATGCTATAATTGCGGCACTGAACGGCAGTTACATTGAACCGGGTCCGGCCAGAGATCCAATCCGTGTTTTGGATGCAATGCCGACTGGGCGTAATCTCGTTCCGTTTGACCCGAGGCAGGTTCCTGACCGGGCGGCTTGGGAAACCGGGAAAAAGGCAGCCGATGCACTGATTGAAGCATATAAGCAGGAAAAAGGTGAATATCCGGATTCCGTCGGTGTGGTGCTATGGGCAATCGAGACCATGAGAACAAGAGGAGAGACCGTTGCAGTGATCATGAGATTGATCGGAGTAGAGCCAGTATACGGCTCAGGCGATAAGGTGACGGAAGTGAAGGTGACGCCGATTGAAGAACTGAATCGGCCCAGAATTGACGTGTTGGTTACCATTTCAGGACTATTCAGAGATACGTTTGGGACGACCATCGATGTCTTGGACGATGCATTTCGTAAGGTTGCCGCACTCGATGAGAGTAGCGATCAAAATAAGGTTCGCAAAAATTATCTTGCATTAAAGGATAAACTCGTAAATAGCGGTGTTGAAGAAACAGAGGCGGAGTCTCTTGCGGCTTCGAGAATTTATGGTTCTGCACCGGGAAGCTATGGAACAGGAGTATCCGATCTGACCGAAACGACAAGTGCTTGGGAAAAGCAGGACGATCTGATTGAGGCGTATATGAATCGCATGTCGTATATCTATGGAAAAGGTGTTTTCGGAAAACAGGCGACGGAGAGCTTTATTGAAAATTTAAAGAACGTTTCTACGATTACACAGGTAAGAGATTCCATTTGGGGAACCTTAGACAATGATGACGTAGCGCAATATTTGGGTGGATTGAAGTTGGCTGCCGAAAAATATTCGGGAAAAGATCTCCTGACCTACATCATCAATACCCGTGAAAACGGAGATCCGAATGTACAAACCCTGGAAGAATTTGTTCGTACAGAAATTCGTTCGAGGGTGCTTAATCCGAAATGGATTGAGGGTATGCTGAAAGACGGCTATGCAGGTGCCGCAGAGATTGGCGATCATATTAAAAACATGTTCTTGATGGATGCAACGGCAGGGGCCATTGACGATTGGTCCTGGCAAGAAATTGCGGAAACCTACATATTTAATGATGAAATCAGAGCGCAATTAGATCCGTACATTGTACAGTCTATCATTGGATGGAATATGGAGGCTGCCAGAAGAGACATGTGGAGTACGGATAAAGCAACCCTTGAAAAATTGGCCGACACTTATGTGCAAACTCTGGTGAAAAACGGGGTGGTATGCTGTCATCATACTTGTGGGAATATTGTATTTAATGAGTGGGTTGCGGAATATTCTACTTTAGATAAAGATACATTAAAGCAATTTGAAACAATGCTGGCTGAGGCAACCAATAAAGATGTAAACATTAAAATAGAAGATACAACGAAAACAAAATCGAAGAAGGAACAACAAGAAACAACGGTTCCGGTGACACAGGAGGTATCAAAGGAACCTGTACAGACGGCTGAAACTGAGCCTGCTCCAAAAACGGACACACAACCAGTGGCAAGCATACCGGCAGCGGAAGAGCTTAAGCAGACTTCCAATGAAGAAATGCAAATTTCTCAGAAATCGGTAAAACCGGCGGCTGGACAGGAAGAGAAGGAGAATACCCTTATTGCAGAGAATGCATCCAGTGCCGGAAAACAGCCGGAAACGGCAAAACCGGAAGATGGGGAGAATGCCCAGGAAATAACGACCAAGGCATATGAGCTAACCGAGAAGGAGAATGCACAGAGCAATACGGGCAAAAAGGCAGTTGCAGCCGGAGCGATTGTAATGGCGATGTCGGTTGTAGGTCTGTTCCTTAAGGGGTACCTGGCAAAGGGGAAATAG
- the hxsD gene encoding His-Xaa-Ser system protein HxsD, with protein MNVKLTKEMYPKEAILKAAYFFTDRYFMSLDTDERYYYIGISEKEGNAELDIDKKFRNEVITQTARYCVMQQTKNIRELILGRALASTVVDDTDTGFTDDETINAEDILFNWFDRYDK; from the coding sequence ATGAACGTAAAACTCACAAAAGAAATGTATCCGAAGGAAGCCATCTTAAAAGCGGCATACTTTTTCACCGACAGATATTTTATGTCACTGGATACCGATGAAAGGTATTACTACATAGGGATTTCAGAAAAAGAGGGAAACGCAGAGCTTGATATCGACAAGAAGTTTCGAAATGAAGTCATCACGCAGACTGCAAGGTATTGTGTCATGCAGCAGACTAAGAACATTAGGGAATTAATACTGGGAAGAGCCTTGGCTTCTACCGTTGTTGATGATACGGACACCGGATTTACGGATGACGAAACAATAAATGCAGAGGATATTTTATTTAATTGGTTTGATCGGTATGATAAATAG
- a CDS encoding prepilin peptidase — MQRIFYLIGLIGMINSMVLNEAFLITLLIYSCIYVTVTDIRHGLIQNKVIAGAGLLGFLANLIYYTVFAEVFLIAFVLNVAVMAAISIAFYALHIWAAGDSKLLMLAVFLIPARIYYEGNNVTATVIIMILIFSIAYIYIILESIYLGIKEKNFFQWSVLKTDMRQMVKQYIKCTCLVTSFGMVLRFLMPEFYDANLELVMLLNMILILWSFHFKFFDRGLPLLLLVLATAASYFFLQSTAVSINPKIYLVVIVVLLLRLFVEKYNYRKIPANQVKEGMVLAYSTVISFLPSTVKGLPRSTTEDIRARLSFVEAESIKRWENSKYGQPTIVIVRKMPFAVFISMGAVLYTVMRILIR; from the coding sequence ATGCAGAGGATATTTTATTTAATTGGTTTGATCGGTATGATAAATAGCATGGTACTCAATGAAGCGTTTCTTATTACCTTATTAATCTATTCGTGTATTTATGTGACGGTAACAGATATTCGGCATGGGCTGATCCAAAATAAAGTGATTGCTGGGGCAGGCCTGTTAGGGTTTCTGGCAAATCTTATTTATTATACGGTATTTGCAGAAGTGTTTTTAATCGCCTTTGTTCTAAATGTCGCAGTAATGGCGGCGATCTCCATTGCCTTTTATGCGCTGCATATTTGGGCGGCCGGGGATAGTAAGCTGTTGATGCTGGCGGTGTTTCTGATTCCTGCGCGGATTTATTATGAAGGAAATAACGTGACGGCAACCGTCATTATAATGATTTTGATATTTTCAATCGCCTATATCTATATCATTTTGGAGTCCATTTATTTAGGGATAAAAGAAAAAAACTTCTTTCAATGGAGTGTGTTAAAGACGGACATGCGCCAGATGGTGAAGCAGTATATCAAGTGCACCTGTCTCGTTACTTCATTTGGGATGGTTCTGCGTTTTCTTATGCCGGAATTTTATGATGCAAACTTAGAACTTGTGATGCTGCTTAACATGATTCTCATCTTATGGAGCTTTCATTTTAAATTTTTTGACCGGGGCCTGCCGCTCCTTTTGTTGGTGCTTGCAACGGCTGCAAGTTATTTCTTTCTCCAAAGTACCGCTGTTTCCATCAACCCTAAAATATATTTGGTGGTAATCGTGGTGCTGCTGCTCCGGTTATTCGTAGAAAAATATAACTATAGGAAGATACCTGCAAATCAGGTGAAAGAAGGAATGGTGCTGGCTTATTCTACCGTTATTTCCTTTCTTCCTTCCACCGTAAAAGGACTGCCGCGTTCTACGACAGAGGATATCAGGGCAAGGTTGTCTTTCGTGGAAGCGGAGAGTATAAAAAGGTGGGAAAATTCTAAATACGGACAACCCACGATAGTGATCGTAAGAAAAATGCCGTTTGCCGTCTTTATTTCGATGGGAGCGGTACTCTATACCGTCATGAGGATTTTAATTCGATGA
- the hxsB gene encoding His-Xaa-Ser system radical SAM maturase HxsB: MLNYFNFKKIGSQYLITNDTGKYQFLSEEVFAAFLQEKSLPEEIYHELKDNFFLYDEHEHVFSEKIKYYIRDNKNYLFSATSLHIFVLTNVCNMSCVYCQAKDDTKSVPHRMSKEVAEKSVDIALSSPSRYLGFEFQGGEPLTNFEVLKHIINYTEKRKKGKNISYSLVTNLSLLTQEILDFLIEHHVNISTSLDGAKALHNKNRSFQNGGDTFDTVIEKIKKIQEENYEVGAIQTTTRASLGCAKEIIDIYVSCKQTSIFIRPLTRLGTADRAWDKVGYTAEEFLAFYEECLRYIIRLNQEGTDICERHAVIFLKKILDGFSENYMELRSPCGAAIGQMAYFYDGSVFTCDEGRMLYEMGNPAFQLGSVFEHTYDDLIQSPTCKTVCVASLLEGQLNCCDCVYQPYCGTCPVINLAQENDLFFKSAQSFRCKVYGGMLDCIFSILQENKPEERKVFYKWLGVEWNEENE, encoded by the coding sequence TTGCTGAATTATTTTAATTTCAAAAAAATAGGCAGTCAGTATCTAATTACCAATGATACGGGGAAATATCAATTCTTAAGTGAAGAAGTATTTGCTGCGTTTCTTCAGGAAAAGAGCTTGCCGGAGGAAATCTATCACGAATTAAAGGATAATTTTTTTCTCTACGATGAGCATGAGCATGTTTTTTCGGAAAAGATTAAGTACTATATAAGGGATAACAAGAATTATCTTTTCAGTGCCACTTCCTTACATATTTTTGTCTTAACGAATGTTTGCAATATGAGTTGTGTGTATTGTCAGGCAAAGGATGATACAAAGAGTGTTCCTCATAGAATGTCAAAAGAGGTTGCCGAAAAAAGTGTGGATATTGCGCTGTCTTCCCCTTCCCGTTATCTGGGTTTTGAATTTCAGGGCGGAGAACCGCTGACAAATTTTGAAGTGCTGAAACACATCATAAACTATACAGAGAAACGGAAGAAAGGCAAAAATATCAGCTATAGTCTTGTCACAAATTTATCGTTGTTGACACAAGAGATTTTGGATTTTTTAATCGAGCATCATGTCAATATTTCAACTTCGTTAGACGGAGCAAAGGCATTGCATAATAAAAACCGCTCCTTTCAAAATGGGGGCGACACGTTTGATACGGTAATCGAGAAAATCAAAAAAATTCAAGAGGAGAATTACGAAGTCGGTGCAATTCAAACGACGACGCGTGCGAGCTTAGGCTGCGCAAAAGAAATTATAGATATATATGTGAGCTGCAAGCAAACCAGTATCTTTATAAGGCCTTTGACTAGGCTGGGAACGGCAGATCGGGCTTGGGACAAGGTTGGTTATACTGCAGAAGAATTTTTAGCATTTTATGAAGAATGCTTAAGATATATAATCCGACTGAATCAAGAAGGAACGGACATTTGTGAACGGCATGCGGTGATCTTTCTTAAAAAAATTTTGGATGGGTTTTCTGAAAATTATATGGAGCTCCGCTCTCCTTGCGGGGCGGCAATCGGGCAGATGGCTTATTTTTATGATGGCAGTGTCTTTACCTGTGACGAGGGGAGAATGCTGTACGAAATGGGAAATCCTGCGTTTCAATTAGGCAGTGTGTTTGAACATACCTACGATGACTTAATACAATCCCCGACCTGCAAGACGGTATGTGTCGCCTCTCTTTTAGAGGGGCAGTTAAATTGCTGTGATTGTGTATACCAGCCGTATTGCGGGACTTGCCCGGTGATCAATCTGGCACAGGAAAATGACTTGTTTTTCAAGAGTGCACAATCGTTTCGATGCAAGGTATACGGGGGCATGTTAGATTGCATCTTCTCTATCTTACAGGAAAACAAACCGGAAGAGAGGAAGGTCTTTTATAAGTGGTTAGGAGTTGAGTGGAATGAAGAGAACGAGTAA
- a CDS encoding CD1871A family CXXC motif-containing protein: protein MKQMESKLKYGIFILALGFIAAGVAREEHLIVLQKAVKICLECIGVG, encoded by the coding sequence ATGAAACAGATGGAATCAAAGCTAAAGTATGGGATTTTTATATTAGCCTTAGGGTTTATTGCAGCTGGTGTTGCGAGAGAGGAACATCTTATTGTGTTACAGAAAGCGGTTAAAATTTGTTTGGAATGCATAGGAGTCGGGTGA
- the hxsA3 gene encoding His-Xaa-Ser repeat protein HxsA3, with translation MSEKLLPEIKKSIEDFLFEEEGNITRNKVITIGSMVLIMGVILGTEAFAAHSSHRSHSSHSSHRSHSSGSGGHSSHVSHVSHTSHVSGSGGSHSSHSSAATSHSNVVPVDPMPSMSGVALKTPPASEATAMADPIATSFVLPDTPKVK, from the coding sequence GTGAGTGAAAAGCTGTTACCTGAGATCAAAAAATCAATTGAAGATTTTCTTTTCGAGGAAGAAGGAAACATTACAAGAAACAAGGTGATTACGATCGGCTCCATGGTTCTGATTATGGGTGTGATTCTGGGAACAGAGGCGTTTGCAGCACACAGTTCTCACAGGTCGCATAGCTCCCATAGCTCGCATCGTTCGCATAGCTCGGGATCGGGAGGGCATTCCTCTCATGTTTCGCACGTTTCCCACACCTCACACGTTTCAGGCTCAGGAGGCTCTCACAGCTCCCATAGCAGTGCGGCAACGTCACACTCTAATGTCGTACCGGTTGACCCGATGCCTTCTATGTCTGGTGTGGCACTGAAAACGCCGCCGGCAAGCGAAGCTACGGCGATGGCCGATCCGATTGCAACAAGCTTTGTTTTGCCGGATACCCCGAAGGTAAAATAA
- a CDS encoding DUF2149 domain-containing protein: MLDRRAKRNRLCEEEVDPIAGLANLVDVMLVFSCGLLVALVMSWNLQDILFQKVDVEKGRQLVEVPKIEQSGGEGYSEMGKVYEDPETGKLILIEEVPAGSKQ, encoded by the coding sequence ATGCTTGATCGAAGAGCGAAGCGAAACCGTTTGTGTGAAGAAGAGGTCGATCCGATAGCCGGGTTGGCAAATTTAGTCGACGTTATGCTGGTATTTTCCTGCGGCTTATTGGTAGCCTTGGTTATGAGCTGGAATTTGCAGGATATTCTTTTTCAGAAGGTGGATGTTGAAAAAGGGCGTCAGCTCGTTGAGGTACCAAAAATCGAACAAAGTGGCGGTGAAGGCTACAGTGAAATGGGTAAGGTGTACGAAGATCCCGAGACCGGAAAATTAATTCTGATCGAAGAGGTACCGGCTGGCAGTAAGCAATAG
- the hxsC gene encoding His-Xaa-Ser system radical SAM maturase HxsC produces MKRYIEDYQDAYYVFRLAYCQEEHTALMQNGLNHIYKDGETYKLYTYDGYIMLHQGAGELFENHSCEDVFSIDSNGIVYEQYNASSDDNALVLTLQCNSNCVMCPCSENSRRLSQRAHLDELKELLRYFPKSPRYLTITGGEPTLLRDDFFGLMECLQYGYDETYFLLLTNGRAFGDYRFTNRFVEVLPDQIRVGIPLYGYSEETHDAITQAPGSFKQTVIGIHNLLHYNIAVEIRIVLTKLNMEYIDQVARYIAKYFQGVHSVNFMGLELLGNAAKNRETVWLPYDEMFRKSEKAIRILIAHGIDVQLFNLPLCAVKKEYWSICAKSISDYKVKYSEECQDCDVKEICGGVFDSTKQVTKFKGTPIKREVNC; encoded by the coding sequence ATGAAAAGATACATTGAGGACTATCAGGATGCATACTATGTGTTCCGGCTGGCGTATTGTCAGGAAGAACATACTGCACTGATGCAAAATGGGTTAAATCACATTTATAAGGATGGAGAGACTTATAAGCTTTATACCTACGATGGGTATATTATGCTTCACCAGGGCGCGGGTGAGTTGTTTGAGAATCACAGCTGTGAAGATGTTTTTTCAATAGACAGCAACGGCATTGTATACGAGCAATATAACGCAAGCTCAGATGACAATGCACTGGTGCTGACGCTGCAATGTAATTCAAACTGTGTCATGTGTCCCTGCAGTGAAAACTCGAGGCGACTCAGCCAACGCGCGCATTTGGATGAATTAAAGGAGCTTCTGCGTTATTTTCCGAAATCCCCACGTTATTTAACCATCACAGGCGGAGAGCCGACCTTATTAAGAGATGATTTTTTTGGTCTGATGGAATGTTTACAGTATGGCTACGATGAAACTTATTTTTTGCTTTTAACCAACGGCAGGGCGTTTGGTGATTACCGTTTTACAAATCGTTTTGTGGAGGTATTGCCGGATCAGATTCGTGTAGGCATTCCACTCTACGGGTATAGTGAAGAAACGCATGACGCAATCACACAGGCACCGGGCAGTTTCAAACAAACAGTAATCGGCATTCATAATCTCCTGCATTACAATATAGCCGTTGAAATACGGATTGTGCTAACCAAGCTCAATATGGAGTATATCGATCAGGTTGCAAGATACATCGCAAAGTATTTTCAAGGTGTCCATAGCGTGAATTTTATGGGACTGGAACTGTTAGGCAATGCCGCAAAGAACCGGGAAACGGTCTGGTTGCCTTATGATGAAATGTTTCGAAAATCAGAAAAGGCAATTCGAATCTTAATTGCTCATGGGATTGATGTTCAATTATTCAACCTGCCTCTTTGTGCCGTCAAAAAGGAGTATTGGAGCATTTGTGCCAAAAGTATTTCTGATTATAAGGTGAAGTACAGTGAAGAATGTCAGGATTGCGATGTAAAAGAAATTTGCGGCGGGGTATTTGATAGTACAAAACAGGTTACAAAGTTTAAAGGTACGCCAATAAAGAGGGAAGTCAATTGCTGA
- a CDS encoding 4Fe-4S binding protein, with the protein MRGKYKFKRTVIQIISTLLHNANLKGFAEGRIYTGNSKMACVPGLNCYSCPGAVGSCPIGAMQAVLGGRDYRFTYYILGTLFFFGIIFGRWICGFLCPFGFFQDLLYKIKVPKVNVPKKLDRLMRFIKYGMLLLPVFLLPIFLINQFGMASPYFCQWICPVGTLEGGIPLLANNENLRQMVGFLFHWKLALLLFIIFLSILIYRPFCKYFCPLGAFYSLLNRFSFYQMHVDSQRCTGCKACERACKMNVEVTKNINSLECIRCGACKEACEEGAIQSGFYFTKKTFNDADSDHEKHHNIA; encoded by the coding sequence ATGAGAGGAAAATACAAGTTTAAAAGAACAGTGATTCAGATCATTTCTACACTTTTGCATAATGCAAATTTGAAAGGATTTGCAGAGGGTAGAATTTATACGGGAAATTCAAAGATGGCATGTGTGCCGGGTTTAAATTGTTATTCGTGCCCCGGTGCGGTGGGGTCTTGTCCCATCGGAGCGATGCAGGCTGTTTTAGGAGGAAGAGATTATCGATTCACTTATTACATATTAGGAACTCTTTTCTTTTTCGGGATTATCTTTGGAAGGTGGATTTGTGGATTTTTATGTCCATTTGGTTTTTTTCAAGATTTGCTTTATAAAATAAAAGTGCCAAAAGTTAATGTTCCGAAAAAACTGGATCGCCTGATGCGCTTTATAAAATATGGGATGCTTCTGCTTCCTGTTTTTTTACTTCCGATATTTTTAATCAACCAATTCGGAATGGCTTCCCCTTATTTTTGTCAGTGGATTTGTCCGGTTGGAACATTAGAGGGAGGAATTCCTTTGCTTGCAAATAATGAGAATCTGAGACAGATGGTTGGTTTTCTTTTTCATTGGAAGTTGGCTTTACTCCTTTTCATCATTTTTTTGTCGATATTAATATATAGACCATTTTGTAAATATTTTTGTCCATTGGGTGCGTTTTATTCTTTGCTCAACCGCTTCAGCTTTTATCAGATGCATGTGGACTCTCAAAGATGTACTGGATGCAAGGCTTGTGAAAGGGCCTGCAAAATGAACGTGGAGGTCACAAAAAATATTAACTCCTTGGAATGCATTCGATGCGGTGCCTGTAAGGAAGCCTGTGAGGAAGGCGCAATTCAATCCGGATTCTATTTTACAAAGAAAACTTTTAACGATGCTGATTCCGACCATGAAAAACATCATAACATTGCATAA